Proteins encoded in a region of the Carassius carassius chromosome 49, fCarCar2.1, whole genome shotgun sequence genome:
- the LOC132132709 gene encoding 5'-AMP-activated protein kinase subunit beta-1-like isoform X1: MGNTSSERAGMGQEKAHRRDSRGTKDGDRPKILMDSPEDADIFHGEDIKAPLEKEQFIDWRPDLETNDEVLILDRPTVFQWTGAGREVYISGSFNNWTNKIPLIRSQNNFVAIVDLPEGEHQYKFFVDGQWTHDPAEPVVTNQLGTVNNIIQVKKTDFEVFDALMVDSQKCSDMSDLSSSPPGPYHQDAYVPKQEKLKSPPILPPHLLQVILNKDTGISCDPALLPEPNHVLLNHLYALSIKDGVMVLSGTHRYKKKYVTTLLYKPI, from the exons ATGGGGAACACAAGCAGTGAAAGGGCCGGCATGGGCCAGGAAAAGGCCCACAGAAGGGATAGTCGAGGAACCAAGGATGGAGACCGTCCTAAAATCCTGATGGACAGCCCAGAGGATGCTGATATTTTTCATGGAGAGGACatcaaa GCACCGTTAGAAAAAGAGCAATTCATCGACTGGAGACCAGACCTGGAGACCAATGATGAGGTTCTAATTCTAGATCGACCCACTGTATTTCAGTGGACAGGAGCTGGAAGGGAAGTCTATATTTCTGGCTCTTTTAATAATTGGACCAATAAGATCCCTTTGATAAGGAG TCAAAACAACTTTGTGGCGATTGTGGAtttgcctgagggtgagcaccAGTATAAATTCTTTGTGGATGGACAGTGGACACATGACCCAGCAGAG CCGGTGGTGACCAACCAGCTCGGCACAGTCAACAACATCATCCAGGTGAAGAAGACAGACTTTGAGGTGTTCGATGCACTCATGGTGGATTCACAGAAATGCTCTGACATGTCAG ACCTGTCCAGCTCTCCTCCTGGGCCGTACCATCAGGACGCTTATGTGCCCAAACAGGAGAAGTTAAAATCTCCACCCATTCTGCCCCCTCATCTCCTACAGGTCATCCTCAATAAGGACACCGGCATCTCT TGTGATCCAGCTTTGCTCCCTGAGCCCAATCACGTCCTGCTTAATCACCTGTACGCTCTGTCCATTAAG GATGGGGTAATGGTTCTGAGTGGCACACATCGGTATAAGAAGAAATATGTCACAACCCTGCTGTACAAGCCAATCTGA
- the LOC132132709 gene encoding 5'-AMP-activated protein kinase subunit beta-1-like isoform X2: protein MGNTSSERAGMGQEKAHRRDSRGTKDGDRPKILMDSPEDADIFHGEDIKAPLEKEQFIDWRPDLETNDEVLILDRPTVFQWTGAGSQNNFVAIVDLPEGEHQYKFFVDGQWTHDPAEPVVTNQLGTVNNIIQVKKTDFEVFDALMVDSQKCSDMSDLSSSPPGPYHQDAYVPKQEKLKSPPILPPHLLQVILNKDTGISCDPALLPEPNHVLLNHLYALSIKDGVMVLSGTHRYKKKYVTTLLYKPI from the exons ATGGGGAACACAAGCAGTGAAAGGGCCGGCATGGGCCAGGAAAAGGCCCACAGAAGGGATAGTCGAGGAACCAAGGATGGAGACCGTCCTAAAATCCTGATGGACAGCCCAGAGGATGCTGATATTTTTCATGGAGAGGACatcaaa GCACCGTTAGAAAAAGAGCAATTCATCGACTGGAGACCAGACCTGGAGACCAATGATGAGGTTCTAATTCTAGATCGACCCACTGTATTTCAGTGGACAGGAGCTGGA AGTCAAAACAACTTTGTGGCGATTGTGGAtttgcctgagggtgagcaccAGTATAAATTCTTTGTGGATGGACAGTGGACACATGACCCAGCAGAG CCGGTGGTGACCAACCAGCTCGGCACAGTCAACAACATCATCCAGGTGAAGAAGACAGACTTTGAGGTGTTCGATGCACTCATGGTGGATTCACAGAAATGCTCTGACATGTCAG ACCTGTCCAGCTCTCCTCCTGGGCCGTACCATCAGGACGCTTATGTGCCCAAACAGGAGAAGTTAAAATCTCCACCCATTCTGCCCCCTCATCTCCTACAGGTCATCCTCAATAAGGACACCGGCATCTCT TGTGATCCAGCTTTGCTCCCTGAGCCCAATCACGTCCTGCTTAATCACCTGTACGCTCTGTCCATTAAG GATGGGGTAATGGTTCTGAGTGGCACACATCGGTATAAGAAGAAATATGTCACAACCCTGCTGTACAAGCCAATCTGA